In Lachancea thermotolerans CBS 6340 chromosome H complete sequence, a single genomic region encodes these proteins:
- a CDS encoding proline--tRNA ligase (highly similar to uniprot|P38708 Saccharomyces cerevisiae YHR020W Protein required for cell viability), which yields MSLEESFAKLCVSPEADAVAVKSLVFKPKTPKSATPVPIVVVALQSTSTGSGLIASETSTKDPRLARDDLFASHFKCPSAKAFHLGYLTQSESEFKLLLDDALTKIDNSKVLQLNEEKFILKSQLIEYLQQYSPQVVDFSQEVAKKPEAKKAGAQAAASQAKSAALEDAKLIGITVDKKLDFSGWYQQVLTKGEMLDYYDVSGCYILRPPSYAIWEQIQRWFDDKIKSIGVQNAYFPMFVSSRVLEKEKDHIEGFAPEVAWVTRAGSSELEEPIAIRPTSETVMYPYYAKWVQSYRDLPLKLNQWNSVVRWEFKHPQPFLRTREFLWQEGHTAHLGQEEAIEEVMQILDFYAGVYEELLAVPVVKGKKTEKEKFAGGDFTTTCEGYIPQTGRGIQGATSHHLGQNFSKMFNISVENPLGPEHPKVFAHQNSWGLSTRVIGVMVMIHSDNKGLVIPPRVSQHQCVVLPVGINSKTSDEQRAVIHQKAREIEQKLRASNVRAFGDYNDNYTPGWKFSQYELKGIPLRLEFGPKDMAQDQVSVVRRNDNRKYTVKTADLETRIPEILEEMQKDMFLRAKDLFDTHRVIVEEWKDFVPALNKKNVILAPWCGVTECEEDIKDSSAKKDDGEEFEADEKAPSMGAKTLCIPFEQPELKEGQKCIRCDKKAIQYCMFGRSY from the coding sequence ATGTCGCTTGAAGAATcttttgcaaagctttgtgtAAGCCCTGAGGCCGATGCGGTCGCAGTCAAGTCACTGGTTTTCAAACCAAAGACCCCTAAGTCGGCAACACCAGTTCCtattgttgttgttgcaTTGCAATCAACCTCAACTGGATCGGGATTGATTGCCAGCGAAACCTCAACCAAAGATCCTCGTTTAGCTCGTGACGACCTCTTTGCGTCTCACTTCAAATGTCCCTCTGCAAAGGCCTTTCACCTTGGCTACTTGACACAATCAGAATCCGAGTTTAAGCTTCTGCTTGACGATGCTTTGACCAAGATCGACAACTCCAAGGTCCTGCAATTGAACGAGGAGAAGTTTATACTGAAGTCCCAGCTTATTGAATACCTGCAGCAATATTCCCCTCAAGTTGTCGACTTTTCTCAGGAAGTCGCCAAGAAGCCTGAGGCCAAAAAAGCAGGTGCCCAGGCCGCTGCATCCCAGGCAAAGTCCGCTGCTTTGGAAGACGCTAAGCTAATTGGTATTACTGTCGACAAAAAACTGGACTTCTCAGGATGGTACCAGCAGGTCTTGACAAAAGGTGAAATGCTCGATTACTACGATGTTTCTGGCTGTTACATCCTAAGACCTCCCTCATATGCCATTTGGGAGCAAATTCAAAGGTGGTTTGATGACAAGATCAAGTCAATCGGTGTCCAGAACGCCTACTTTCCCATGTTTGTCTCTTCCCGTGTTCtagaaaaagagaaagaccACATTGAAGGGTTTGCCCCGGAAGTTGCTTGGGTCACCAGAGCTGGTTCTTCCGAGCTTGAGGAGCCAATTGCTATCAGACCAACTTCTGAAACTGTGATGTATCCTTATTATGCCAAATGGGTTCAGTCATACAGAGACTTACCATTGAAATTAAACCAGTGGAACTCTGTCGTAAGATGGGAATTCAAGCATCCTCAGCCCTTTTTGAGAACTAGAGAGTTTCTATGGCAAGAGGGCCACACTGCTCATCTAGGGCAGGAAGAGGCTATAGAGGAAGTCATGCAAATTTTGGACTTCTACGCTGGCGTTTACGAAGAGTTGCTGGCCGTGCCTGTTGTTAAAGGCAAAAAGAccgaaaaagagaagtttgCCGGTGGTGACTTCACTACCACCTGTGAGGGCTACATTCCTCAAACCGGTCGTGGTATTCAAGGTGCAACCTCTCACCATCTCGGCCAAAACTTTTCTAAAATGTTTAATATCAGTGTTGAAAACCCTCTTGGACCAGAGCATCCAAAGGTTTTTGCTCATCAAAACTCGTGGGGTCTAAGCACCCGTGTTATCGGTGTTATGGTAATGATTCACTCCGACAACAAGGGTCTCGTTATTCCTCCAAGAGTCTCCCAACACCAATGTGTTGTTTTGCCAGTCGGCATCAACTCTAAGACCTCTGATGAGCAAAGGGCTGTCATTCACCAAAAGGCAAGGGAAATCGAACAAAAATTGCGGGCTTCCAACGTCAGGGCATTTGGCGACTACAATGACAACTATACTCCTGGCTGGAAGTTCTCACAATATGAGCTGAAGGGTATTCCGCTACGTCTGGAGTTTGGCCCCAAGGATATGGCGCAAGACCAGGTGTCGGTCGTTCGTAGAAATGACAACCGCAAGTACACAGTTAAAACTGCAGACCTCGAGACCCGTATCCctgaaattttggaagaaatGCAGAAAGAtatgtttttgagagctaAGGATTTGTTTGACACCCATAGAGTAATCGTTGAAGAATGGAAAGACTTTGTCCCTGCtctgaacaagaaaaatgttATCCTAGCCCCATGGTGTGGTGTCACTGAGTGTGAGGAGGACATCAAAGACTCTTCcgccaagaaagatgatGGTGAAGAATTCGAGGCTGACGAGAAGGCACCTAGTATGGGCGCGAAAACCTTGTGTATTCCTTTCGAGCAGCCAGAGTTGAAGGAGGGCCAAAAGTGTATTAGATGCGACAAAAAGGCCATTCAATACTGTATGTTTGGCCGCTCTTACTAG
- the DED81 gene encoding asparagine--tRNA ligase DED81 (highly similar to uniprot|P38707 Saccharomyces cerevisiae YHR019C DED81 Cytosolic asparaginyl-tRNA synthetase required for protein synthesis catalyzes the specific attachment of asparagine to its cognate tRNA) — translation MSLYINESTGVDDISVTGSQDQPFKTPAYALFSAREDDEEPKLFVFKKDEEKGDCFVEISASALKKARKGSDGLKKKLAKQLELEKKKQEKDENEAAKKLEALNIKIEEDKSLPEAIKCKIQKSYDAVDQRVKVSGWIHRLRSSKSLVFIVLRDGTGFLQAVLTGDLARAYQTTALTLESTVTLYGKVCKLPEGKNAPGGVELLVDYYEVVSLAPSGEDAFTNKIAEGADPSLLLDQRHLALRGETLSGVMKVRAALLRAVRRFYYEEGLTEVNTPCMVQTQVEGGSTLFNLGYYGEEAYLTQSSQLYLETCLASLGDVYCIQESFRAEKSHTRRHLSEYTHIEAELCFLTFDDLLVHIEKLITTAVRYVLEDPVAGPLVEQLNPGFKAPTMPFMRLDYRDAIKWLNEHGIKNEEGEDFKFGDDIAEAAERKMTDTIGVPIFLIRFPVEIKSFYMKRCADDANVTESVDVLMPNVGEITGGSMRIDAMDELMAGFKREGIATDPYYWFIDQRKYGSCPHGGYGIGTERILAWLCDRFTVRDCSLYPRFTGRCKP, via the coding sequence atgTCATTGTATATCAACGAGAGCACCGGTGTGGACGACATTTCCGTGACCGGAAGCCAAGACCAGCCTTTCAAAACACCAGCATATGCCCTATTTTCTGCTCgtgaagatgatgaagaaccTAAGCTGTTTGTGTTCaaaaaagacgaagaaaAGGGTGACTGCTTTGTCGAAATCTCTGCTagtgctttgaagaaagctcGCAAAGGGTCTGATggtctgaagaagaaacttGCTAAACAGCTTGAACtcgaaaagaagaagcaagagaaAGACGAGAATGAAGCCGctaaaaagcttgaagctttgaacattaagattgaagaagacaaGTCTCTCCCTGAGGCCATTAAATGcaagattcaaaagagtTACGATGCTGTCGACCAAAGAGTAAAAGTCTCAGGTTGGATCCACAGATTACGGTCTAGTAAAAGCCTTGTATTTATTGTACTGAGGGATGGTACTGGGTTCCTGCAAGCAGTTCTTACTGGCGACTTGGCTCGTGCCTACCAAACTACAGCTTTAACGCTAGAATCCACTGTCACTTTATATGGTAAAGTTTGCAAGCTGCCTGAGGGCAAAAATGCCCCTGGCGGAGTTGAGTTACTGGTGGACTACTACGAGGTGGTCTCATTAGCTCCCTCCGGCGAGGATGCCTTCACTAACAAAATCGCTGAAGGTGCTGATCCCTCGTTGCTTTTGGATCAGCGTCATTTAGCTCTGAGAGGTGAAACTTTGTCTGGTGTGATGAAGGTCCGTGCAGCCCTGCTTCGTGCAGTTCGCCGCTTCTACTATGAAGAAGGACTTACTGAAGTGAACACTCCTTGCATGGTTCAAACTCAAGTCGAAGGTGGTTCTACTTTATTCAACTTGGGGTACTACGGTGAAGAAGCTTACTTGACCCAGTCGTCTCAGCTTTACTTAGAGACTTGCTTGGCCAGTTTGGGTGATGTTTACTGTATCCAAGAGTCGTTCAGGGCCGAAAAGTCGCACACCAGAAGACATCTTTCGGAGTACACACACATTGAGGCAGAGCTCTGCTTTTTGACCTTTGACGATCTGCTAGTCCACATTGAGAAATTGATCACAACAGCAGTCCGTTATGTCTTGGAGGACCCAGTTGCAGGCCCATTAGTTGAGCAGTTGAACCCTGGTTTCAAAGCCCCAACCATGCCCTTCATGAGACTGGACTACAGAGATGCTATCAAGTGGCTTAACGAGCATGGTATCAAAAATGAGGAAGGTgaggacttcaagttcgGGGACGACATTGCTGAAGCTGCcgaaagaaaaatgacaGACACAATTGGCGTTCCTATCTTTTTGATAAGATTCCCAGTTGAGATCAAATCTTTCTACATGAAGCGCTGTGCCGATGATGCCAATGTCACCGAGTCCGTAGATGTTTTGATGCCTAACGTTGGAGAGATCACCGGTGGCTCGATGAGAATTGATGCTATGGATGAACTGATGGCAGGTTTCAAGCGTGAAGGAATTGCCACCGATCCTTACTATTGGTTTATTGACCAAAGAAAGTACGGTAGCTGCCCTCATGGTGGTTACGGTATCGGCACGGAGCGTATCCTTGCTTGGTTGTGTGACAGGTTTACCGTCAGAGACTGTTCGCTGTATCCTCGCTTCACAGGTAGATGTAAACCATAG
- the HIS2 gene encoding histidinol-phosphatase (similar to uniprot|P38635 Saccharomyces cerevisiae YFR025C HIS2 Histidinolphosphatase catalyzes the eighth step in histidine biosynthesis mutations cause histidine auxotrophy and sensitivity to Cu Co and Ni salts transcription is regulated by general amino acid control), whose product MHSHHSHSIDYVAHGVDSLEDIVARAVKMQFKLYCLTEHMPRLDPKYLYPEEITGKSDADLKALQEKFRGFLEHASEIKGRGYATKFIIGTEVEGCDTRHIAYAKELMKQNSGVLQFCIGSMHHVNGVPIDFDQREWLRALEFAGNNLKRLVIDYFEQQFVMISELRPLVVGHFDLFRLYCSKEVFIDSTSGQKVEHTHPAAVCAAEVSFIDLWPEIKMLALRNIKLIASYGGLIEINTSGLRKKLRDPYPGREFAMLAKSVEGTRFVLSDDAHGVAHVGVCYNQALYYIDSVIQLDRLHFIEDAGGVLSVNSLSVEDLKRQPFWDSYNAVLQEDSR is encoded by the coding sequence AGATATCGTGGCTCGTGCTGTGAAGATGCAGTTCAAGTTATATTGCTTGACAGAACACATGCCAAGGCTCGACCCCAAATACCTATACCCCGAAGAAATTACCGGCAAGTCCGACGCTGACTTGAAGGCATTACAAGAGAAGTTCAGAGGGTTTCTTGAACATGCTTCTGAGATTAAGGGGCGGGGTTATGCAACAAAATTCATTATAGGCACAGAGGTGGAGGGATGCGATACGCGCCATATCGCTTATGCAAAAGAACTAATGAAGCAGAATAGTGGAGTTTTACAATTCTGCATCGGTTCAATGCATCACGTAAACGGAGTACCAATCGACTTCGATCAGAGAGAGTGGCTTAGAGCACTGGAATTTGCCGGCAATAATTTAAAGCGACTCGTTATTGATTATTTCGAGCAACAGTTCGTTATGATTTCTGAACTCAGGCCTTTAGTCGTTGGGCACTTTGATTTATTCCGCCTGTACTGTTCAAAGGAAGTTTTCATCGACTCCACTTCTGGCCAGAAAGTTGAACACACACATCCTGCCGCAGTCTGTGCAGCTGAGGTTTCTTTTATTGACCTATGGCCGGAAATCAAGATGCTTGCCTTGAGAAACAtaaagctcatcgcttccTATGGAGGCCTCATTGAAATAAACACATCTGGCCTGCGGAAAAAACTCCGTGATCCATACCCCGGGCGAGAATTTGCAATGCTAGCCAAGTCTGTTGAAGGAACGAGATTTGTGCTTAGTGACGATGCTCACGGAGTTGCTCACGTTGGCGTATGCTACAATCAAGCGCTTTACTACATAGACAGTGTGATTCAATTGGACCGGCTCCATTTCATTGAAGATGCCGGCGGGGTTCTCAGTGTCAACTCCCTTAGCGTGGAAGACCTGAAGCGCCAACCTTTTTGGGACAGTTATAACGCTGTTTTGCAGGAAGACAGCCGCTAA